A genome region from Euphorbia lathyris chromosome 4, ddEupLath1.1, whole genome shotgun sequence includes the following:
- the LOC136227553 gene encoding uncharacterized protein — protein MNDFGSERSKAWNIYTSSDTTPSQSQTIDREAPWKNFGTSMNAIAFGFVATAILISMFLIMAIFEHLFRPNPSFSSPQTTNRRRGELGSVDKLGNPQTVGRSYASSDYSVVMPGQKYPTYIAQPAPLPCPREGILWPNHRQHNNLVFP, from the exons ATGAATGATTTCGGGTCGGAAAGATCCAAGGCGTGGAACATATACACAAGTTCAGACACAACACCATCCCAGTCCCAGACAATAGACAGAGAAGCACCATGGAAAAATTTTGGAACATCAATGAATGCAATTGCCTTTGGTTTTGTAGCAACAGCTATACTAATATCAATGTTCTTGATCATGGCTATTTTCGAGCATCTATTTAGGCCGAATCCTTCTTTTTCTTCGCCTCAGACGACAAACAGAAGGCGTGGAGAACTCGGATCAGTTGATAAACTTGGAAATCCGCAAACA GTAGGAAGATCATATGCATCATCAGATTATTCAGTAGTGATGCCAGGACAAAAGTATCCGACATACATTGCTCAACCAGCTCCACTTCCTTGTCCGAGGGAAGGCATTTTATGGCCTAATCATCGTCAACATAACAACCTTGTATTTCCTTAA